One Candidatus Glassbacteria bacterium genomic window, CGGGGATTCGACGAGCCGTTTTTCTACGGCCGGTTCGAAAACATGGTGGCTATCTGGGTGTTCGACAAGCCGGAGTGGCTCAGGTTCCACCTCTCCCCGCAGGGCGGCGGCAAAAGCCTGCGCGAGGGCAAGACCAGCACGGCCTGGGATTTCGAGTGGATTATCCCCCGCCGGGAATACGAGGTCGGGAAATGGTATCAGCTCAGGTGCAGGATTATTTTCAAGGAGTTCGAGGGCAACAACGACGTGCTGCGTGAGGTGCGCAAGGCGCAGCAGGAGCTGGGGTTCACAACTGTCGCCGATCTGCAATGACACGTAAGCCAGGCTCAGCCCAGCGCCTCTTCCAGGTGCTCGCCCCTGATCTGGTTGTGGCTCCAGTGCTGCACGGCCTTGCCACTTTCGAGCAGCAGCAGCTGCGGGGTCTCGTGAAGGACTCCCAGTTTTTCTTCCAGTTCGTTGGAAATATCCCGCCGCTGCTGGACCACAACCAGGTAAATCTCCCGGTCAGGATTGTCCTCCAGCCACCTGTCCAGTTCGCCTTTGGCCGAGGTTGATATTGGGCAGGCGCTGCTGTGCTTGAAAACCAGCACCGGTCCTCCCCCGCTCTCATCGATCAGTCTGTCCACCGATTCGATATCCCGGTACATTTTCGCCCCTCCCCCCTCTGTGTCAGCTGCGTCTGAGCCGGTCCCGCCGAACAGAAAACGCCTGATCCAGTCGAACATTTCAATCTCCCCCCCAGGCTGTTTCAGATTCCGTCCGGGAAAACATTCAATCTCAGCGGCCCTTCTCCGCTCAATTGAATCTCGATACCATCGATCAGCTTCTGCCCCGTTACGGTCATATCCTCCAGCCCCTGGCCCGCCACATGATAGAGCTCCAGCGGGTTGAACGTGCTCCACTCGGCGAACGCGTTGATCCGCGGATAGTCCCGCCGCATGCCCAGCCAGTAGCTGTGGCGCGGCGGGTCGAACAGCAGCTTGCCGCTCCAGGGCCGTCCGCTGTCGAGATGGACAATCAGGCCCTCTTTGCCGCTTCGTGCGGCAATCCGCAGGTCCTCGCGCCAGGGATCGAGGCGGCAGCCCCGGGTTTTATAAAGCGCGTACATCAGCGCTGTGCGCGCGAAATTACCGTCACCCCACCAGCCCTCGATAGTGCCGTCGTCGCGCTGCATGGCGAACATCCTGCCCGCCTCGTGCTCCACCCAGTCGAACGCGCTCTCGACAGGCAGATGGCTGAGCAGCAGCAGTGCGCCTTCCACCGCATCGGCTATCCCGTCGTGCGACTGCGACCCGTCGCCCCGCGGCTCCC contains:
- the ytxJ gene encoding bacillithiol system redox-active protein YtxJ translates to MFDWIRRFLFGGTGSDAADTEGGGAKMYRDIESVDRLIDESGGGPVLVFKHSSACPISTSAKGELDRWLEDNPDREIYLVVVQQRRDISNELEEKLGVLHETPQLLLLESGKAVQHWSHNQIRGEHLEEALG